The region GCGGGAGAAGGAATTCCTCATCGGCCACCCCGCCTTTCTTGTTGCCGTCCTGGCCCTCTACCGGCAGTGGCCGCGGCTTGCCCACTACGTCCTCATCGTCGCCGCCACCGTGGGGCAGGGCTCGATGGTCGAAACCTTCGCCCACCTGCGCACCCCTGTTTTTATGTCCTTGGTCAGGGGCCTCGACGGGCTTCTGGTAGGAGCCCTCATCGGCATCCTCGCCGTCGTCGCCGTGCAGCTCCTGCACTATCTCTCGTTCTTGCTGGGAAGGAGACTTGCCCCTCATGAGTGAGATCGTCATCTCCGGATACTACGGATTCGGCAACGCCGGCGACGAAGCGATGCTGACAGCCATGATCGAAGCCCTGACCGACGTAAACCCCGCGGTCAGGATCACCGTCATCTCCGGCTGTCCGGCCGACACCCGCCGCCGCCACGGCGTGGCCTCCGTATTTCGCCTCAACTACCCCGAAATCATCCGCATCCTCAGGAAAAGCGACCTGCTCATCAGCGGCGGCGGCAGCCTCCTCCAGGACGTCACCAGCGACCGCAGCCTCTACTACTATCTCAGCATCATGATGCTCGCCGAAAAACTCGGCAAACCCGTCATGCTCTACGCCCAGGGGATCGGCCCGGTACGCGGCGCCATGGCCAAAGGCGCCATGCGCCACATCGGCAACATGGTCGACCTCATCACCGTCCGCGACGAAGGCTCCCGCACCGAACTCAAATCCCTCGGCGTCGACGTGCCGCCCATCCACGTCACCGCCGACCCCGTCCTCGCCCTTCACCAGGTCGACAAGGGCATCGGCCGGGCAATCCTCAAAAAGCGCGACCTCGAAGGCAACGCCCCCCTCATCGGCATATCCGTCCGCGAATGGAAAGACTGGACCTACTACAAAACCACCCTGGCCGAAGCGGCCGACAGGCTGGTAGCCGAATGCGGCGCCCGTCTCGTCTTCCTGCCCATGCAATGGCCCGACGACATGAACATCGCCCGGAGGATCGCCGACCGGATGAAACAGCCGGCCGCCGTTCTCGAGGAAGAATATACCACCAGCGAACTGTTATCACTCGTGGGCAACCTGGACATGCTTATCGGTATCAGGCTTCACGCCCTCATCTTCGCCGCCGTAATGCACGTGCCGCTCATCGGCATCTCCTACGACCCCAAGATCGACCGCTTCCTCGAAACCGTAGGCGATAAGCCGGTAGGCACCCTGCAGAACTTCACCGCCGACGCCCTGCTCGCCAAGGTCCGGGCCCTGTGGCCGGAAATCAGGCACCCCAGCAGAGAGCGCGCCGCGCGGATCGGCGAACTCAGGCAAAAAGCGTTCCGCAACGCCGAACTGGCCATGGCCCTGATCGAGAACCGGAAGCGGGGTTAGCATGCCGAAAGGATTCCGTACTTACGCCGGCATAACGCTCGGCGCGGTCCTTACCGCCGTCGCGCTTAATATGTTCCTCATCCCCAACAAAGTGGCCGCCGGCGGCGTAAGCGGCATGGCCACCGTGC is a window of Selenomonadales bacterium 4137-cl DNA encoding:
- the csaB gene encoding polysaccharide pyruvyl transferase CsaB, encoding MSEIVISGYYGFGNAGDEAMLTAMIEALTDVNPAVRITVISGCPADTRRRHGVASVFRLNYPEIIRILRKSDLLISGGGSLLQDVTSDRSLYYYLSIMMLAEKLGKPVMLYAQGIGPVRGAMAKGAMRHIGNMVDLITVRDEGSRTELKSLGVDVPPIHVTADPVLALHQVDKGIGRAILKKRDLEGNAPLIGISVREWKDWTYYKTTLAEAADRLVAECGARLVFLPMQWPDDMNIARRIADRMKQPAAVLEEEYTTSELLSLVGNLDMLIGIRLHALIFAAVMHVPLIGISYDPKIDRFLETVGDKPVGTLQNFTADALLAKVRALWPEIRHPSRERAARIGELRQKAFRNAELAMALIENRKRG